One genomic region from Bacillus sp. SLBN-46 encodes:
- a CDS encoding glycosyltransferase produces MKNKVTIISNMYPSREHKSWGIFVKNQVEALRNKGLIVDVIAIDNPNKGKLNLLKKYGKWFLTFALHLLFKGSRTSVVHAHYVFPSGMLAKWYKKWFGARMIVTAHGGDIDKMVKKNHRIYSMTKSILADADQVIAVGEELYATLEKDFGVPREKLSLINMGVNLDLFRPIDKNEARDRCGINTNQTPLLFVGNIIEQKGLNELVEAFALLKKENQNYHLYIIGSNKDQNYFQKLQSLIKELGMTKSIHLLGTKNQAEVACWMAAAEVFILPSHIEGFGLVAVEAMACGTPVVGTNVGGLKYLLNNENGVLVEVNDVISLKKGIEYVLISEEVKEKLVRNGLVKAKENDQNTMTDRVINLYQSQKVKGR; encoded by the coding sequence ATGAAAAATAAAGTAACTATCATCTCAAATATGTATCCCTCCAGAGAGCATAAGAGCTGGGGCATTTTTGTTAAAAACCAAGTGGAAGCGCTGAGGAACAAGGGACTAATAGTGGATGTTATCGCCATAGACAATCCTAATAAAGGGAAGCTAAATTTACTTAAGAAATATGGAAAATGGTTTCTTACTTTTGCCTTGCACTTGCTGTTTAAAGGCAGTAGGACATCTGTTGTCCATGCCCACTATGTTTTTCCAAGCGGAATGCTGGCAAAATGGTACAAAAAATGGTTTGGAGCTCGAATGATTGTCACCGCCCATGGTGGGGATATCGATAAAATGGTCAAAAAAAACCATCGTATTTATTCAATGACAAAAAGTATTCTTGCCGACGCTGATCAGGTCATTGCTGTTGGTGAGGAGCTATATGCTACACTTGAGAAAGACTTTGGGGTTCCTAGAGAAAAGCTTTCCCTTATTAATATGGGGGTTAATTTGGATCTATTTCGTCCAATCGATAAAAATGAAGCACGAGACCGTTGCGGAATTAACACTAATCAAACACCGCTTTTGTTTGTCGGTAATATTATTGAGCAAAAAGGTCTTAATGAGCTTGTTGAAGCATTCGCCTTGCTAAAAAAAGAAAATCAAAATTATCATTTATACATAATTGGTTCTAACAAAGATCAAAATTATTTTCAAAAACTGCAATCTTTGATTAAGGAACTGGGTATGACAAAAAGTATTCATTTACTTGGTACGAAAAATCAAGCAGAGGTTGCTTGCTGGATGGCAGCTGCTGAAGTATTCATTCTCCCCTCACACATTGAAGGCTTTGGGCTTGTTGCAGTAGAAGCGATGGCTTGTGGAACACCCGTAGTAGGGACGAATGTAGGTGGACTAAAATATCTGCTGAACAATGAAAATGGGGTTTTAGTTGAGGTAAATGATGTTATTTCTTTGAAAAAGGGGATTGAATACGTTTTAATCTCAGAAGAGGTTAAAGAAAAGCTAGTACGTAATGGGCTCGTAAAAGCGAAAGAAAATGACCAAAACACCATGACGGACCGCGTGATTAATCTATATCAATCACAAAAAGTAAAGGGCAGATAA
- a CDS encoding MraY family glycosyltransferase: protein MIYITLILCFISSILLTPLVKKLAFKIGATDRPNHRKVHQKIMPRLGGLAIYLSFIIGMLVIRPGGQYATPIIIGSIIIVVTGILDDIMELSAKVKFIAQIAAAGIVVLWGGVHVQFINLPFGGQVEFGYLSIPLTIIWIVGITNAINLIDGLDGLAAGVSSIALITISGMAIIMGDGYVTAVASIVLASTLGFLIYNFHPAKIFMGDTGALFLGYMISVLSLLGFKNVTLISFIVPIIILGVPISDTFFAIIRRIVNKKPLSAPDKSHLHHCLLRAGFTHRQTVLMIYAMAAFFGLAAIIFSQAKLLGGFFFIVILLIMIELFAEMIGLVGKNYRPLIKMMRVLLVTTVRNR, encoded by the coding sequence ATGATTTACATCACCTTAATATTATGCTTTATTAGTTCCATACTTCTTACGCCTTTAGTTAAGAAACTTGCTTTTAAAATTGGGGCAACTGACCGCCCAAATCATAGAAAAGTTCATCAGAAAATTATGCCTCGTCTCGGCGGACTTGCTATTTATTTAAGCTTCATTATTGGTATGTTAGTAATTCGTCCAGGAGGACAATATGCTACTCCTATTATTATCGGAAGTATCATCATTGTTGTTACTGGAATACTAGATGATATTATGGAGCTTTCGGCGAAAGTGAAGTTTATTGCTCAGATTGCTGCTGCGGGGATCGTTGTCCTTTGGGGCGGCGTCCATGTCCAATTTATCAACCTGCCTTTCGGGGGGCAAGTTGAATTTGGTTACTTGAGTATTCCTTTGACCATTATCTGGATAGTGGGTATCACGAATGCCATTAATCTGATTGATGGTTTGGATGGCCTTGCTGCGGGTGTTTCATCCATTGCTCTTATTACTATTTCAGGAATGGCTATTATTATGGGTGATGGATATGTAACGGCTGTTGCGTCAATCGTACTTGCAAGTACATTAGGATTCTTAATTTACAATTTCCACCCAGCCAAAATCTTTATGGGTGATACAGGGGCCTTATTCTTAGGTTATATGATTTCCGTATTATCGTTATTAGGCTTTAAGAACGTAACATTGATTTCTTTTATCGTTCCAATCATTATTCTTGGAGTACCAATTTCTGATACATTCTTCGCGATTATTCGTCGAATTGTAAATAAAAAGCCATTATCTGCACCAGATAAATCTCATTTACATCATTGTCTTCTTCGAGCAGGTTTCACTCATCGTCAGACAGTTTTGATGATTTATGCAATGGCAGCATTTTTCGGACTTGCGGCGATCATCTTTTCTCAAGCTAAACTCTTGGGTGGCTTCTTCTTCATCGTCATCCTGTTGATAATGATCGAATTGTTCGCTGAAATGATTGGACTGGTCGGAAAGAATTATCGTCCATTAATCAAAATGATGCGCGTTCTACTAGTTACAACCGTACGAAATAGATAA
- a CDS encoding LCP family protein, with protein MAEFQRTHLMSQKKRKSRKKRFFMWIILPLLIVALGGTAYATFILKKAESVVNKSYKPVDAASKREVKVDPSMDNISILLIGVDTSKSREKIYHDAVRSDALLVATLNIKEKSVKLLSIPRDSYVYIPGKDKFDKITHAHAYGGPKMTIETVQEMLDIPIDYYVKVNFYAFIDVVNALDGIDVEVPYAISEKDSEDHHNAIRLKPGFQTLNGEQALALARTRHKDTDIMRGMRQQEIIKAILKKALSIQSFSKHTDVIEAVGDNMQTNMSFKDIKSLMDYGLAGSGLTIDTLNLKGEDAYINRVYYYKLDEESLEETKNILKAHLGTNSSDSTTTSTDSEGSDSYTDSSEENN; from the coding sequence ATGGCCGAATTCCAACGCACTCATCTAATGAGCCAGAAAAAGAGAAAGAGTCGAAAAAAGCGTTTCTTTATGTGGATTATTCTTCCACTATTAATCGTTGCATTAGGTGGCACAGCTTACGCAACTTTTATTCTAAAAAAAGCGGAATCAGTAGTAAATAAATCATATAAGCCGGTAGATGCAGCTTCAAAACGTGAAGTAAAGGTCGACCCGAGTATGGATAACATCTCCATTTTACTAATCGGTGTAGATACTAGTAAAAGCAGGGAAAAAATCTACCATGATGCAGTTAGATCAGATGCACTCCTAGTGGCAACCTTAAATATTAAAGAAAAATCAGTAAAACTTTTGAGCATCCCACGTGATTCATATGTGTATATTCCCGGTAAAGATAAATTTGATAAAATTACTCATGCTCACGCTTATGGTGGGCCAAAAATGACGATTGAAACTGTGCAGGAAATGCTTGATATTCCGATTGATTATTATGTAAAAGTAAACTTTTACGCTTTTATTGATGTAGTTAACGCATTAGATGGAATTGATGTTGAAGTGCCATATGCCATTTCTGAAAAGGATTCTGAGGATCATCATAACGCAATCCGATTAAAACCAGGTTTCCAAACATTAAATGGTGAACAAGCGCTTGCTCTAGCAAGAACACGTCATAAGGATACAGATATTATGCGTGGTATGAGACAGCAGGAAATCATAAAAGCAATTTTGAAAAAAGCTTTATCTATCCAATCCTTCTCAAAACACACGGATGTGATTGAAGCGGTTGGTGACAATATGCAAACAAATATGTCTTTTAAAGATATAAAATCATTAATGGATTATGGTTTAGCTGGAAGCGGATTAACAATCGATACCTTGAACCTAAAAGGTGAAGATGCCTATATTAATAGAGTTTACTATTACAAGCTCGATGAAGAGAGTCTTGAAGAAACAAAGAACATTTTAAAGGCACATCTTGGTACTAATTCTTCAGATTCAACTACAACAAGTACAGATAGTGAAGGTTCTGATTCTTATACAGATAGCAGTGAAGAAAATAACTAA
- a CDS encoding bifunctional 2',3'-cyclic-nucleotide 2'-phosphodiesterase/3'-nucleotidase: MKKRMLNGSLAAALALTVVPLNIFPQSAKAEGTSGNSATLRILETTDLHDAVMAYDYYQDTDKGVNYGLAKTASLISQARSEVDASNSMLFDAGDLLQGNPMADYVAKVKPLTENDTHPMFKAMKELKYDGGIVGNHEFNYGLGFLNTALKNAPYPVVNANIYVDDKDSDPTNDKNYFTPYQIIPKKIKDKNGVEQTVNVGVVGFAPPQILQWDKDNLEGKVIVKDIVKTAEKYVAEMKSKGADVIVAIAHSGCDVTNDGQEEAENAVFSLSKVTGIDALLFGHAHYAFPGGKEFHVGGKLDQPDLPGLDNTQGTINGTPAVEAGFWGNNLGVLDLELVQQEDGTWKADRTKSKSVTKPVTSTTVADETIVNAVKTEHEATLAYVRGKIGETTTQMHSFFSRVMDDPTIQIVNNAQTDYVKKWIQTNRPDLKDVPVISAGAPFKAGRQGATDYTNIAKGDLSIKSANDLYLYNNTLKAVELTGAEVKEWLEMSASQFNQINPDIAGAQELINYSFQPYNFDVIDGVKYQVDVTKPARYNFSTGDVANADAHRIINFTDMNGNPIDPAQKFIVATNNYRATGGGNFPGTKGGKATIVVDSPYENRQILMDYIKEQKVVNPAADNNWKIAPVGGVAKTLTFKSSPFAKDYLASAPNVKDVGPLSDGSGFEQYTLDQNVHVQLLGINDYHGQLDTWRSIKDSTGKVVDYSGGIEYLAAYLKQREATNPANTLMLAAGDQVGASAPVSALLQDEPTIRFLNEIGLDAATIGNHEFDEGVPEMLRLINGGSHPATVEKYGPFEGADFPYVAANVEYKDTGKLVLDPYTIKEVDGVKIGIIGVVTTITPEIVIKSAVKDVVFTDEVAAINKYTEELKAKGVKSIVVLAHNPGTSKTDGSGATGEVVEFAKKVDPEVDVIYGAHDHKYLRATVNGITVVQSWSYGTAFSDIDLTIDPATGDVIKDQTNAEVVDTLHSAIQPDAKIQAELAEYKDAVAPILNRKIGETEVELTRTPNYSGEQVLGNIIADSMRAEMDTQMAFMNPGGIRNDLNVGEITWGELFGVQPFGNDLIKMTVTGDVLRELLNQQWADPTRAKMLQISGLFYTYDDSKPYMEKILDIYTEDGKKIDPAGKYTITVNNFMAGGGDGYGALLKGTDKVQGPTDLDALVHYIQNYEGPIYADYENRFLKADKEIAETQVYYLSELTTTLEGETDPYATVVVKANGKIIGEGTADNFGYFNVDMAKQAVGTTVVVETTDLFGNYTSTEFTVEEALKGWQQFDGEDAWYYFDPETGEPVTDWNKIYGKWYLFDEDGIMKTGWVQEGKTWYYLDAVNGDMKVNWAKVNGKWYFFNIHGAMQTGWVKDGTKWYFLDKTNGDMKTGWVFTGKKWYFLASSGAMKTGWVFTGSKWYYLKADGSMAANTTIGGYKLGKDGAWIK, from the coding sequence ATGAAAAAACGTATGCTTAATGGTTCTCTAGCTGCTGCATTGGCACTTACAGTAGTTCCACTAAATATTTTCCCACAGTCTGCAAAGGCTGAAGGAACATCTGGTAATTCTGCAACACTACGAATCTTAGAAACGACAGACTTACATGATGCTGTAATGGCTTATGATTATTATCAAGACACAGATAAAGGTGTCAACTATGGTCTAGCAAAAACGGCAAGCTTAATTTCCCAAGCAAGATCAGAGGTTGATGCTAGTAACTCTATGTTGTTCGACGCGGGTGATTTGCTACAGGGGAATCCAATGGCAGATTATGTTGCTAAAGTTAAGCCTTTAACTGAAAATGATACACACCCAATGTTCAAGGCAATGAAAGAATTAAAATATGATGGCGGTATCGTAGGAAACCACGAGTTCAACTATGGGTTAGGCTTCTTAAACACTGCTTTAAAGAATGCTCCTTATCCAGTTGTAAACGCTAACATTTATGTAGATGATAAGGACAGTGATCCGACAAACGATAAAAACTACTTCACTCCATACCAAATTATCCCTAAAAAGATTAAGGATAAAAATGGTGTTGAACAAACAGTTAATGTTGGTGTCGTTGGTTTTGCACCACCACAAATTCTACAATGGGATAAAGATAATCTTGAAGGAAAAGTAATTGTAAAAGATATTGTTAAAACTGCTGAGAAATATGTAGCAGAAATGAAATCAAAAGGTGCAGATGTAATCGTTGCAATTGCTCACTCTGGTTGTGACGTTACAAACGATGGCCAAGAAGAAGCAGAAAATGCTGTATTCTCACTAAGTAAAGTAACTGGCATTGATGCCCTTCTTTTCGGACATGCTCATTATGCATTCCCTGGTGGTAAAGAATTCCACGTTGGTGGAAAGCTTGACCAGCCAGATTTACCAGGACTTGATAACACACAAGGTACAATCAACGGTACACCTGCAGTAGAAGCAGGATTCTGGGGTAATAACCTAGGTGTGCTTGACTTAGAATTAGTACAGCAAGAAGATGGAACTTGGAAAGCAGATCGTACAAAATCAAAATCTGTAACTAAGCCTGTAACTTCTACAACTGTTGCTGATGAAACAATTGTTAATGCAGTTAAGACTGAGCATGAAGCAACGCTTGCTTATGTACGTGGAAAAATTGGTGAAACGACTACACAAATGCACAGCTTCTTCTCACGTGTTATGGACGACCCAACGATCCAAATCGTAAACAATGCTCAAACTGACTATGTTAAAAAGTGGATTCAAACAAACCGTCCAGACCTTAAGGATGTACCAGTAATTTCTGCAGGTGCTCCATTCAAAGCTGGCCGTCAAGGTGCAACTGATTATACAAATATCGCAAAAGGCGATCTTTCAATTAAGAGTGCTAACGACCTTTACTTGTATAACAATACATTAAAAGCAGTTGAGTTAACTGGTGCTGAAGTAAAAGAATGGTTAGAAATGTCTGCATCACAATTCAATCAAATCAACCCTGACATCGCTGGTGCACAAGAATTAATCAATTACAGCTTCCAACCATATAACTTCGACGTAATTGATGGTGTTAAGTACCAAGTCGATGTTACAAAGCCGGCTCGTTACAATTTCTCAACTGGTGATGTTGCAAATGCTGATGCACATCGTATCATTAACTTTACTGATATGAATGGAAACCCAATTGATCCTGCTCAAAAATTCATTGTTGCAACGAACAACTATCGTGCAACTGGCGGTGGTAACTTCCCAGGAACAAAGGGCGGGAAAGCAACAATCGTTGTTGATTCTCCATATGAAAACCGTCAAATTTTGATGGATTACATTAAAGAACAAAAAGTAGTTAACCCTGCAGCAGATAATAACTGGAAAATCGCTCCGGTTGGTGGCGTTGCAAAAACATTAACATTCAAATCATCACCATTTGCAAAAGATTATCTTGCATCTGCTCCAAACGTGAAAGATGTTGGACCATTATCTGATGGCTCTGGTTTTGAACAGTATACTTTAGACCAAAATGTTCACGTTCAATTATTAGGTATCAATGACTACCATGGTCAGCTTGATACTTGGAGATCTATTAAAGATTCTACTGGTAAAGTTGTTGACTATTCCGGTGGTATTGAATACCTTGCTGCTTACTTGAAACAAAGAGAAGCAACAAACCCTGCTAATACATTAATGTTAGCTGCTGGTGACCAAGTAGGTGCAAGTGCTCCTGTCTCTGCATTATTACAAGACGAGCCAACTATCCGCTTCTTAAACGAAATCGGACTTGATGCCGCTACTATCGGTAACCACGAGTTTGATGAAGGCGTACCTGAAATGCTTCGCCTAATCAATGGTGGTTCACACCCAGCAACTGTGGAGAAGTACGGCCCATTTGAAGGTGCTGATTTCCCTTATGTTGCGGCAAACGTTGAATACAAAGACACTGGCAAATTAGTTTTAGATCCTTACACAATCAAAGAAGTTGACGGTGTGAAGATTGGTATTATCGGTGTTGTTACAACCATTACTCCTGAAATCGTTATTAAGAGCGCAGTTAAAGATGTTGTCTTTACAGACGAAGTTGCTGCAATCAACAAATACACTGAAGAATTAAAAGCTAAAGGTGTTAAATCAATCGTTGTTCTTGCTCACAACCCAGGAACATCTAAAACTGATGGATCCGGTGCAACTGGTGAAGTAGTTGAATTTGCTAAAAAGGTTGACCCTGAGGTTGACGTAATCTACGGTGCACATGACCACAAATATCTACGTGCTACTGTAAATGGAATTACTGTAGTCCAATCATGGTCATACGGTACAGCATTCTCTGATATTGACTTAACAATTGACCCAGCTACTGGTGACGTTATTAAGGATCAAACTAATGCAGAGGTTGTTGATACATTACACTCTGCTATCCAGCCTGATGCTAAGATTCAAGCTGAACTTGCAGAATACAAAGATGCAGTTGCTCCAATCCTTAACAGAAAAATTGGTGAAACTGAAGTTGAATTAACAAGAACTCCTAACTATAGTGGTGAACAAGTTTTAGGTAACATCATTGCTGATTCTATGCGTGCAGAAATGGACACTCAAATGGCGTTCATGAATCCAGGCGGTATCCGTAATGACCTTAACGTTGGTGAAATCACTTGGGGTGAACTATTCGGTGTTCAACCGTTTGGTAACGACCTAATCAAAATGACTGTTACTGGTGATGTATTAAGAGAGTTGCTCAACCAACAATGGGCTGACCCAACTCGTGCAAAAATGCTTCAAATCTCAGGGTTATTCTACACTTATGATGATTCAAAACCATACATGGAGAAAATCCTTGATATCTACACAGAAGACGGTAAAAAGATTGACCCAGCAGGAAAATATACGATTACAGTAAACAACTTCATGGCTGGTGGCGGAGATGGCTACGGCGCGCTTCTAAAAGGTACTGATAAAGTACAAGGTCCAACTGACTTAGATGCTCTTGTACACTACATTCAGAACTACGAAGGTCCAATCTACGCTGATTACGAAAACAGATTCTTAAAAGCAGATAAAGAAATTGCTGAAACGCAAGTGTACTACCTAAGTGAGCTTACTACTACTCTTGAAGGTGAAACAGATCCTTATGCAACTGTAGTGGTGAAGGCTAATGGAAAAATAATCGGTGAAGGAACAGCTGATAACTTCGGTTACTTCAATGTTGATATGGCAAAGCAAGCTGTTGGAACAACTGTTGTAGTTGAAACAACTGACCTTTTTGGTAACTATACTTCTACTGAATTCACAGTTGAAGAAGCATTAAAAGGATGGCAGCAATTTGACGGTGAAGATGCTTGGTATTATTTCGATCCTGAAACTGGTGAGCCTGTAACTGATTGGAACAAGATCTATGGCAAGTGGTACCTATTTGACGAAGACGGTATCATGAAAACTGGTTGGGTACAAGAAGGAAAAACATGGTATTACTTAGATGCAGTTAATGGAGATATGAAAGTTAACTGGGCTAAGGTAAACGGTAAGTGGTACTTCTTTAATATTCACGGTGCAATGCAAACTGGTTGGGTAAAAGATGGTACTAAGTGGTACTTCTTAGATAAAACTAACGGTGATATGAAAACTGGCTGGGTATTCACAGGCAAGAAGTGGTATTTCCTTGCTTCTAGCGGTGCAATGAAAACTGGCTGGGTATTCACTGGTAGCAAGTGGTATTACCTAAAAGCTGATGGTAGTATGGCTGCTAACACAACGATCGGTGGATACAAATTAGGTAAAGACGGAGCATGGATTAAGTAA
- a CDS encoding MraY family glycosyltransferase — translation MLYLTLIVCFFVSILITPLIKKLAFRIGATDRPNHRKVHQSIMPRLGGLAIFISFMVGIFLLRPDNPYSMGIFIGCLFIVITGFCDDLFELPAKYKLLGQLAAACSVVFLGDLQMVFINLPFGGQLQFGFLSIPFTILWIVGITNAINLIDGLDGLAAGVSSIALITISGMAIIQGNFYVVAVGSIVLASTLGFLVYNFHPASIFMGDTGALFLGFIISVLSLLGFKNVTFISFVIPVIILGVPISDTLFAIIRRIINKQPLSAPDKSHLHHCMLRMGYSHRQTVLLIYAMAAFFGLVAVIYSQARIGGALFLIGIVVLTIEIIAEKIGLMGKDHRPLLNMVRTLKMSTAKDRS, via the coding sequence ATGCTGTATCTTACCTTGATAGTATGTTTTTTTGTCTCCATTCTTATTACTCCACTTATAAAAAAACTCGCCTTTCGCATTGGCGCGACCGATCGTCCAAATCATCGGAAAGTTCATCAGTCGATTATGCCAAGGCTAGGTGGATTAGCCATATTTATTAGTTTTATGGTAGGTATCTTCCTATTAAGACCGGATAACCCCTACTCAATGGGCATCTTCATCGGCTGTCTGTTCATCGTAATCACCGGTTTTTGTGATGATTTGTTTGAATTGCCGGCAAAGTATAAACTTCTCGGTCAATTAGCAGCAGCGTGCTCGGTTGTGTTTTTAGGTGATTTGCAAATGGTGTTTATTAACCTTCCATTTGGCGGTCAGCTTCAGTTTGGTTTTTTAAGTATTCCTTTTACGATCCTTTGGATTGTTGGGATTACGAACGCCATTAACTTAATTGATGGACTCGATGGGCTCGCGGCAGGGGTTTCGTCTATTGCCTTAATCACCATTTCTGGAATGGCGATTATTCAAGGGAATTTTTACGTGGTGGCAGTGGGGTCAATCGTCCTCGCAAGCACGCTAGGCTTTTTGGTTTACAATTTTCATCCTGCGAGTATTTTTATGGGGGATACAGGGGCCCTTTTTCTAGGGTTCATTATCTCTGTTCTTTCATTGCTGGGTTTTAAGAATGTAACTTTTATTTCCTTTGTTATTCCAGTTATTATTCTTGGCGTGCCCATATCTGATACCTTATTTGCGATTATCAGACGAATTATCAATAAACAGCCTTTATCAGCACCAGATAAATCCCATCTTCATCACTGCATGCTGAGAATGGGTTATTCCCACCGTCAGACTGTGTTACTTATTTATGCCATGGCTGCATTTTTTGGACTTGTTGCAGTCATTTACTCCCAGGCCAGAATTGGTGGAGCTCTTTTCCTAATAGGAATTGTCGTCCTAACTATTGAGATTATCGCTGAAAAAATTGGCTTAATGGGAAAGGACCATCGTCCATTACTAAATATGGTTCGGACCTTAAAAATGAGCACGGCAAAAGATCGATCATAG
- a CDS encoding YigZ family protein translates to MLSRYYTVKTLGEHEINIQKSRFIAHINRAETELEAQDFIQAIKKQHWNATHNCSAYLIGEYDHIQKANDDGEPSGTAGVPILEVLKKRKLKDTVVVITRYFGGIKLGAGGLIRAYGKATSEGLDAIGIVERRLSQIIFVKIDYTWLGKIEKELRASEFTIKEIHYLDVVEVETFVDESQVQNFMDWMVELTNGQCTLTKGDTIYLEEDFSR, encoded by the coding sequence ATGCTGTCGCGATATTATACTGTTAAAACATTAGGAGAACATGAAATCAACATTCAAAAGTCCCGTTTTATTGCACATATTAACAGAGCTGAAACGGAGTTGGAAGCACAGGATTTCATTCAGGCGATTAAGAAACAACATTGGAATGCTACCCATAACTGTTCAGCATATCTTATTGGTGAGTATGATCACATTCAAAAAGCGAATGATGATGGAGAACCAAGTGGCACGGCTGGTGTACCTATTCTTGAGGTTTTGAAAAAAAGAAAGCTAAAAGACACCGTTGTTGTCATAACCCGCTATTTTGGTGGTATTAAATTAGGTGCAGGTGGCCTTATTCGTGCTTACGGAAAGGCTACATCCGAAGGCCTAGATGCGATAGGTATTGTCGAAAGAAGACTTTCACAGATTATCTTTGTGAAAATTGACTATACCTGGCTGGGAAAAATTGAAAAAGAATTGCGTGCCTCCGAATTCACCATAAAAGAAATTCACTATTTGGATGTGGTTGAAGTTGAAACGTTCGTAGATGAAAGTCAGGTCCAAAATTTTATGGATTGGATGGTAGAACTAACGAACGGCCAATGCACATTAACTAAAGGTGATACAATTTATCTAGAAGAAGATTTCTCAAGGTAA
- a CDS encoding sensor histidine kinase, with translation MKIKQIDMKSIDEIREEMIETVTCSKSDIFRIGEKCRHDYESMTNELANIKQMMVKLIEEGDQLEEQVKEARLTLSEVSMNFKHYTEEEVREAYEKAHQLQMDLSINWQYKKQLLDKRDDLERRLIGLNDTIDRAEQLISQISVVMNYLTSDLKQVGEVLEDAKAKQDFGLKIIEAQEEERKRLSREIHDGPAQMLANVIMRSDLIERVFREKGPDEAFSEVNSFKKMVRSALYEVRRIIYDLRPMALDDLGLVPTLRKYLQTIEEYHKNSKITFVNLGLERRLPTKYEVALFRMIQESVQNALKHANACEIKVKLEITSNDITVLIKDNGGGFDTSIKKPESFGMIGMRERVDLLDGDITFDSKIGKGTAVWIRVPLTN, from the coding sequence ATGAAAATTAAGCAAATTGATATGAAATCGATTGATGAAATTCGTGAAGAAATGATTGAAACCGTCACCTGTAGTAAAAGTGATATTTTTCGTATTGGTGAGAAATGCCGTCATGACTATGAGAGCATGACAAATGAATTAGCTAATATTAAGCAAATGATGGTTAAGCTTATTGAAGAGGGAGACCAACTGGAAGAACAGGTCAAAGAGGCACGTTTAACTCTTTCAGAGGTCAGTATGAATTTTAAACATTATACTGAGGAAGAAGTTCGTGAAGCCTACGAAAAAGCACATCAGTTACAAATGGATCTATCGATTAACTGGCAGTATAAAAAACAACTGCTTGATAAAAGAGATGATCTTGAACGTAGACTTATTGGCTTAAATGATACGATTGATCGTGCTGAACAGCTTATATCACAAATTTCTGTTGTTATGAATTATTTGACGAGTGATTTAAAACAAGTCGGTGAAGTATTGGAAGATGCCAAAGCAAAACAAGACTTCGGTTTAAAAATTATTGAAGCACAAGAGGAAGAGAGAAAGCGATTGTCACGGGAAATACATGACGGTCCAGCACAGATGCTTGCCAATGTTATCATGCGCTCGGATTTAATTGAGCGAGTCTTTCGCGAAAAAGGTCCAGATGAAGCTTTCTCTGAAGTCAATAGCTTCAAAAAAATGGTTCGTTCAGCACTATATGAGGTGAGAAGGATTATTTATGACCTACGTCCAATGGCACTGGATGATTTAGGTTTGGTACCTACCCTCAGAAAATATCTACAAACAATCGAAGAATATCATAAGAATTCCAAAATAACATTTGTGAATTTGGGCCTAGAGCGCAGGCTTCCAACTAAGTACGAAGTCGCGTTGTTTCGAATGATCCAAGAATCCGTACAAAATGCGCTCAAGCACGCGAATGCCTGTGAAATCAAGGTGAAACTAGAAATAACCAGCAATGATATCACCGTTCTTATTAAGGACAATGGGGGAGGCTTTGACACCTCTATAAAGAAACCTGAGTCTTTTGGAATGATTGGCATGAGAGAGCGGGTAGACTTGCTTGATGGGGATATTACCTTTGATTCAAAAATAGGCAAAGGGACAGCGGTTTGGATTCGAGTTCCATTGACCAATTAA